A portion of the Limosilactobacillus reuteri genome contains these proteins:
- the smc gene encoding chromosome segregation protein SMC gives MQLLSLTLDGFKSFAQKTTIKFEPGMTGIVGPNGSGKSNIIEAIQWVMGEQSAHHLRGDRMADVIFNGSSDRKPLNRALVSITLDNSDHYLASEFTELTITRKIYRNGDSEYLINDQNVRLKDITDLFIDSGLGRESFSIISQGRIEEIFNGKPIDRRGIIETVAGVAKYKKNKETAEKRLTTTMENLNRVNDIISELEKQIEPLEEQSAIAQDYLEQKKQFDVLDRTQTVRHYDEYYDKLTKLGAKLEQAEAMVKDYQGQAGHDRQQLDNLKQKRQQLNATKDRLQAIILNQTEAIAKYENQQSVSSVRREQRENEQRRLTAQQAELNARLKEVKASQQANDEQLAEQKALINSQQAEFEAARKMSSSEQIATLKQQVEDLRNQQVSLMQKRTTIHNQQSFLSRNHEQAMSLQRQNVEELDATKNQLAEINQEYDRYQQEAAITKGSLQTVSEKLKAAQDHREKLNYGYQTKQRDWYAALGDVRSLNSRINAYQSMADEYSGYYRGVQEVLRQRQKFPGLAGAVSELFDVPAMYTQAVETVLGSQLQQLVVDRQATAKAIINFLIKTRAGRVTILPLDTLSHRRPLNIWPQLTGLPGFLGRATELIKFDQKFQIIADHLLGTTVIADNLDHATEIARAGRHMVRVVTLDGQLINASGAMTGGATRSQRTGLLSQKQMAKQLEEELKKQERLAANLEQEITKLQQAQKANEQVVADYQQQVQTLQDKFHEQESNCQLISSKHEMLTNRVQILETQNKQQDTQHQDYESQVQQNNEQADKVNQKLTQVVAKIKQILTRIDELQNDESTQARQLAQMQQKIAVTEERLQQYQRQSQEYNRQRREVEESLEKVTVAIAELTTQSASQSTSEKSTQTALKDAKEEQAKAKVQLEDNSVALEELEQKLSQAEAHYNRLQELQRAALDDRNNLNEERVKYESMVEQALNRLSEQYSMTIDEARQQMSDLDEETLATRLKLLKRGLDDLGQVNVGAIEEYERVRERYDFLKGQQDDLLASRAQLNQTMGEMDAQVKKRFITTFNQVSQKFDETFQQIFSGGHAKLVLTDPHDLLTTGVDIMAQPPGKKNQHLSLLSGGERALTAITLLFAILKVRPVPFAILDEPEAALDEVNVQRFAHYLSKFGTEGPQFIVITHRKGTMMDADVLYGVTMQESGVSKMVSVDVVGTLQESDN, from the coding sequence ATGCAATTATTGTCTTTAACTTTGGACGGCTTTAAGTCCTTTGCCCAAAAAACAACAATTAAATTTGAGCCCGGGATGACAGGGATTGTTGGCCCGAATGGTAGTGGAAAGAGTAATATTATCGAAGCTATCCAATGGGTAATGGGCGAACAGTCGGCTCATCATTTACGGGGAGATCGGATGGCTGATGTTATCTTTAATGGGTCATCAGATCGAAAACCTTTAAACCGGGCCCTAGTTTCGATTACGCTAGATAATAGCGATCATTACTTAGCTAGTGAATTTACTGAGCTTACCATTACTCGTAAAATATACCGCAATGGTGATAGTGAGTACTTAATTAACGACCAAAACGTTCGCTTAAAGGACATTACAGACTTGTTTATTGATTCTGGCTTAGGTCGAGAATCTTTTTCTATTATTTCCCAGGGACGGATTGAAGAGATCTTTAACGGTAAGCCAATTGATCGGCGGGGAATTATTGAAACCGTTGCTGGCGTTGCTAAGTATAAGAAGAACAAAGAAACAGCTGAAAAGCGACTTACTACGACGATGGAAAACCTTAACCGGGTAAATGACATTATTAGTGAGTTAGAAAAGCAGATTGAACCTTTAGAAGAACAAAGTGCAATTGCCCAAGATTACTTGGAACAAAAGAAGCAATTTGATGTGCTTGATCGGACACAAACAGTTCGTCATTATGATGAGTACTATGATAAGTTAACCAAATTAGGTGCCAAGCTCGAACAAGCAGAAGCGATGGTGAAGGACTATCAAGGACAAGCAGGCCATGATCGGCAGCAACTTGATAATTTGAAGCAAAAGCGCCAACAACTAAACGCAACTAAGGATCGACTTCAAGCGATCATCTTAAACCAAACGGAGGCAATTGCTAAGTACGAGAATCAGCAATCGGTTTCTAGTGTTCGTCGCGAGCAACGTGAAAATGAGCAGCGACGGTTAACTGCCCAACAGGCTGAACTCAATGCACGCTTAAAAGAGGTTAAGGCAAGCCAACAGGCAAATGACGAGCAATTAGCTGAACAAAAAGCACTGATTAATAGTCAGCAAGCTGAGTTCGAAGCAGCCAGAAAGATGAGTAGCAGTGAGCAGATTGCGACCCTAAAACAGCAAGTAGAGGATTTACGTAACCAACAAGTTAGCTTGATGCAGAAAAGAACAACGATTCACAATCAGCAATCTTTCTTGTCACGTAATCATGAACAAGCGATGAGTCTTCAACGACAAAATGTCGAGGAACTTGACGCTACTAAGAACCAGCTTGCAGAAATTAATCAAGAATATGACCGCTACCAACAAGAAGCAGCCATTACTAAGGGAAGCCTACAGACTGTCAGTGAAAAACTAAAAGCAGCTCAAGATCACCGTGAAAAACTTAATTACGGGTACCAAACAAAACAACGTGATTGGTATGCAGCATTAGGAGATGTGCGGTCGCTTAATTCGCGAATTAACGCTTATCAGTCAATGGCCGATGAATATAGCGGCTATTACCGGGGAGTTCAAGAAGTCCTTCGGCAACGGCAGAAATTTCCTGGATTGGCGGGAGCAGTCAGTGAATTATTTGATGTTCCTGCCATGTACACGCAAGCGGTTGAAACAGTATTAGGAAGCCAGCTTCAGCAATTGGTTGTTGACCGGCAAGCTACTGCCAAAGCAATTATTAACTTCTTGATTAAGACTCGCGCTGGCCGGGTAACTATTTTGCCGCTTGATACGCTTAGCCACCGGCGACCATTAAACATTTGGCCACAACTAACTGGTCTCCCTGGCTTTTTGGGTCGAGCAACAGAACTTATTAAGTTTGATCAAAAATTTCAGATTATTGCTGACCACTTACTAGGAACAACGGTTATTGCTGACAACCTTGATCATGCCACTGAGATTGCTCGTGCAGGTCGTCATATGGTACGGGTGGTAACTCTTGACGGTCAGTTGATCAATGCTAGTGGAGCGATGACTGGGGGAGCCACCCGTAGTCAACGAACAGGACTTTTAAGTCAAAAGCAAATGGCTAAGCAACTAGAAGAAGAGCTAAAAAAACAGGAACGGCTTGCAGCAAATTTAGAGCAGGAAATTACTAAACTACAACAAGCGCAAAAAGCGAACGAACAAGTAGTAGCTGATTATCAGCAACAAGTTCAGACTTTACAAGATAAGTTTCATGAGCAAGAAAGTAATTGCCAGTTGATCTCAAGTAAGCATGAGATGCTTACTAATCGGGTACAGATTTTAGAAACCCAAAATAAACAGCAAGACACTCAACATCAGGATTACGAATCACAAGTTCAACAAAATAATGAACAAGCTGATAAAGTAAACCAGAAATTGACGCAAGTTGTGGCAAAGATTAAGCAAATTCTTACCCGGATCGATGAATTACAGAATGATGAGTCAACTCAGGCACGACAATTAGCACAAATGCAACAAAAAATTGCAGTGACCGAAGAACGACTTCAACAATATCAACGCCAAAGTCAAGAGTATAACCGGCAACGGCGAGAAGTTGAGGAGAGTTTAGAAAAGGTCACGGTTGCAATCGCTGAGTTAACGACTCAATCAGCTAGTCAATCAACAAGTGAAAAATCGACACAGACAGCCTTAAAAGATGCTAAAGAAGAGCAGGCAAAAGCTAAGGTGCAACTGGAAGATAATTCAGTTGCTCTTGAAGAACTTGAGCAAAAGCTGTCACAAGCCGAAGCACATTATAATCGTCTGCAAGAACTTCAGCGGGCAGCCCTTGATGATCGTAATAACTTAAATGAAGAGCGCGTGAAGTATGAATCAATGGTTGAGCAAGCTCTTAATCGATTATCTGAGCAATATTCCATGACCATTGATGAAGCTCGCCAACAGATGAGTGACTTGGACGAAGAGACCTTAGCGACCCGGTTGAAGCTATTAAAGCGGGGATTGGATGATCTTGGTCAAGTTAATGTTGGAGCGATTGAAGAATATGAGCGTGTTCGTGAACGGTACGATTTCTTGAAGGGACAACAAGACGACTTGCTCGCCTCTCGAGCTCAGCTTAATCAGACGATGGGTGAGATGGATGCCCAAGTCAAGAAACGGTTTATTACAACCTTTAATCAGGTTTCACAAAAGTTTGATGAGACGTTCCAACAAATTTTCTCTGGTGGTCATGCTAAACTTGTCTTAACCGACCCCCATGACTTATTAACAACTGGGGTCGATATTATGGCCCAGCCACCAGGAAAGAAAAATCAACATCTTTCATTGTTATCAGGTGGGGAACGAGCATTAACAGCGATTACCTTACTATTCGCTATTTTAAAAGTCCGCCCAGTTCCATTTGCAATTCTTGATGAACCAGAGGCAGCCTTAGATGAGGTCAATGTACAACGGTTTGCGCACTACCTCAGCAAATTTGGTACTGAAGGTCCACAATTTATCGTCATTACCCACCGCAAGGGAACGATGATGGACGCCGATGTATTGTACGGGGTTACAATGCAAGAATCAGGAGTTTCAAAGATGGTATCAGTGGATGTTGTTGGTACTTTACAAGAGAGTGATAATTAA
- the rnc gene encoding ribonuclease III, which translates to MIEELQDYLAKEFNIHFDNPALLAEAFTQASYVNEHPNQGLKYYERIEFLGDAVLELIVSEYIYKRFPELPQGKLTRLRAAMVCEDSFSKFAKECHFDQYIRLGHGEEMASARERPGLLCDIFESFIGALYLDQGRPAVEKFVQRVIFPKLDMGWFDHAVDAKTSLQEFLQRDGDIAIEYHLVEESGTENDPEFKVNVTANGDVIGEGKGSSKKHAEMQAAQQALDNMRNKNK; encoded by the coding sequence ATGATCGAAGAATTACAAGACTACCTGGCCAAGGAATTTAATATTCATTTTGATAATCCTGCTTTATTAGCAGAAGCTTTTACTCAAGCTTCGTATGTAAATGAACATCCTAACCAAGGATTAAAATATTACGAACGGATTGAATTTCTTGGCGATGCTGTGTTGGAACTGATCGTTTCAGAATATATTTATAAACGTTTCCCTGAATTACCGCAGGGGAAACTTACCCGCTTAAGAGCGGCAATGGTATGTGAGGATAGTTTTTCTAAATTTGCCAAGGAATGTCATTTTGATCAATACATTCGCTTAGGTCATGGTGAGGAAATGGCCAGCGCAAGAGAACGTCCAGGCTTGCTATGTGATATTTTTGAATCATTTATTGGCGCCCTCTATTTAGATCAAGGCCGGCCAGCAGTTGAAAAGTTTGTCCAACGAGTTATTTTTCCTAAACTTGATATGGGCTGGTTTGATCATGCTGTTGATGCCAAGACTAGTCTCCAAGAATTCCTCCAACGTGACGGTGATATTGCCATTGAATATCATTTGGTAGAGGAAAGCGGAACAGAAAACGACCCTGAATTTAAAGTAAACGTTACGGCTAATGGTGACGTTATCGGTGAGGGAAAGGGTTCATCAAAGAAGCATGCTGAAATGCAAGCAGCACAACAGGCACTTGATAATATGAGAAATAAAAATAAATAG
- the acpP gene encoding acyl carrier protein, translating into MADNKKTEIFNKVSEIVADHFDVDRAKITDDLNLKTDLDADSIDFVEFVLELEDTFGEEINDEDAEKLSTIGEVVDYIAEHTAN; encoded by the coding sequence ATGGCTGATAATAAGAAAACAGAAATCTTTAATAAGGTTTCAGAGATTGTTGCTGACCATTTTGATGTTGATCGGGCTAAGATTACTGATGATTTGAACTTAAAGACAGATTTGGATGCTGATTCAATTGATTTTGTTGAATTTGTTCTCGAATTAGAGGATACGTTTGGTGAAGAAATTAATGATGAAGATGCTGAAAAGCTAAGTACAATCGGTGAAGTTGTTGATTACATTGCAGAACACACTGCCAACTAA
- the plsX gene encoding phosphate acyltransferase PlsX codes for MKIAVDAMGGDNAPQVIIEGVEEARDLYPDLEFDLYGNPDKVKPLIKNNERLNIVATSEEISMGEEPVRAIRRKKDSSIVRAATAVKEGKADAFFSAGNTGAILAAGLFIVGRIKGIDRPGLTSILPIAKPGASRHNFVYLDTGANAESKEKNLEQYAYLGKFYAENVLGVANPQIALLNNGAEEDKGDKLHKEVWKILDSKDDLNFIGNIESGDLLFGKADVVVSDGWTANAALKATEGTAKMMMTLIKDGILHGGLRAKLGYLMLKPVFHQIGQKMSASTYGGAVLLGLKAPVVKTHGSADALAVKNTISQIRTMIKTGVIEKTVEFFDNTENLDNSQKNE; via the coding sequence ATGAAAATTGCTGTTGATGCAATGGGTGGAGATAATGCTCCCCAAGTAATCATTGAAGGGGTAGAAGAGGCCCGAGACCTTTACCCCGACCTAGAATTTGACCTTTATGGAAATCCAGACAAGGTTAAACCCTTAATAAAAAATAATGAGCGGCTTAATATTGTTGCTACCAGTGAAGAGATTTCAATGGGTGAAGAACCAGTCCGGGCGATTCGACGAAAAAAAGACTCGTCAATTGTTCGCGCAGCAACAGCAGTTAAAGAAGGAAAAGCTGATGCCTTCTTTTCTGCAGGAAACACAGGGGCAATTTTGGCGGCTGGCCTCTTCATTGTTGGCCGCATTAAAGGGATTGACCGTCCAGGACTCACTAGTATTTTGCCAATTGCCAAGCCAGGTGCTAGTCGGCACAATTTTGTCTACCTCGATACTGGTGCAAATGCGGAAAGTAAAGAGAAAAATTTGGAACAATATGCCTACCTTGGTAAATTCTATGCCGAAAATGTATTGGGAGTTGCGAACCCTCAAATTGCGCTATTAAACAATGGGGCAGAAGAAGATAAGGGTGACAAATTACATAAAGAAGTATGGAAAATCCTCGATAGCAAAGATGATTTGAATTTTATCGGCAATATTGAATCTGGTGACCTCCTGTTTGGCAAGGCAGATGTTGTTGTAAGTGATGGGTGGACGGCAAATGCGGCTTTGAAAGCGACTGAAGGAACCGCCAAGATGATGATGACGTTGATTAAAGATGGAATTTTACATGGTGGTCTTCGTGCTAAGCTAGGTTATCTCATGCTAAAGCCAGTTTTCCATCAAATCGGGCAAAAAATGAGTGCTTCAACTTATGGTGGGGCGGTCTTATTAGGACTTAAGGCACCAGTTGTTAAAACTCATGGATCTGCTGATGCTTTAGCAGTGAAAAATACAATTAGTCAAATCAGAACGATGATCAAAACGGGTGTGATTGAAAAAACAGTTGAATTTTTCGATAACACCGAAAATCTAGACAATTCTCAGAAAAACGAATAG
- the recG gene encoding ATP-dependent DNA helicase RecG → MVTGCVKKEVKDLRSLTDSVANLKGVGPKRVADLATLGIDTIEDLLTYYPTRYNDFTPTDIESAKDKQKITLQGVVVSEPLLVRYGYRRNRLTFRMQVGNEVVIATFFNQPYIKKQIELNQQVTVMGKWDAPRRQVTGNKLLKEKADDRNEFGAVYTVNKHIRQNVLQSFIRQAYEEYANIIPTYLPETIRQRYRLMDRRQMIREIHFPQTQATAKAARRTAAYEEFFLFQLRLQAIRRAHRQEDGERILYHNDELKEFIGGLPFELTNAQKRVVNEICRDMRQPYQMNRLLQGDVGSGKTIVAAIAIYAAITAGYQAALMAPTEILAGQHAEKLAKIFEGTHVQVALLTGSLTAKQHRELLTAMKRGDVNLIVGTHALIQDGVEYANLGLVITDEQHRFGVNQRQQLREKGEHPDVLAMTATPIPRTLAITNYGEMDVSIIDQLPAGRKPIQTKWLQSNQHAAAIHFLREQLKQGAQAYVVSPLIEESAALDVQNATDLYNQLSADLEPAYKVGLLHGRMGTEEKDEAMRQFKSGELQVLVATTVIEVGVDNPNATVMVIYDADRFGLAQLHQLRGRVGRGSRQSYCLLIADPKTDEGKARMKTMVATDDGFKIAEQDLKLRGSGDVLGKKQSGMPEFKVGDPVADLKMLQIARADAGNLLSMPNWDQVDENQPLVLYLKRHELETHFD, encoded by the coding sequence TTGGTTACTGGTTGTGTTAAAAAAGAGGTGAAAGATTTGCGGAGTTTAACGGATTCCGTCGCCAATTTAAAAGGAGTTGGTCCTAAGCGGGTAGCAGATCTAGCTACTCTGGGAATAGATACTATTGAAGATTTATTGACATATTATCCCACCCGTTATAACGATTTCACGCCTACAGATATTGAAAGTGCCAAGGATAAACAGAAAATTACTCTTCAAGGAGTAGTGGTGTCGGAACCACTCTTGGTCCGCTATGGCTATCGGCGAAACCGGCTTACTTTTCGAATGCAGGTAGGTAATGAGGTAGTAATCGCGACCTTTTTTAATCAGCCCTATATCAAAAAACAAATTGAATTAAATCAACAAGTAACTGTAATGGGCAAGTGGGATGCACCTCGCCGTCAAGTAACAGGAAACAAGCTTCTTAAGGAAAAAGCTGATGATCGAAATGAGTTTGGTGCAGTCTATACGGTGAATAAGCATATCCGGCAAAATGTCCTCCAAAGTTTTATTCGTCAAGCTTACGAGGAATATGCCAATATCATTCCAACGTATTTGCCAGAAACGATTCGTCAACGATACCGGTTAATGGATCGGCGACAAATGATTAGGGAAATTCACTTTCCACAAACTCAGGCAACTGCAAAAGCCGCGCGCCGAACAGCAGCTTACGAAGAGTTTTTCCTATTTCAGTTACGGCTGCAAGCAATTCGCCGTGCCCATCGTCAAGAAGATGGTGAGCGGATTTTATACCATAATGACGAGTTAAAAGAATTTATTGGCGGACTCCCATTTGAACTAACTAATGCTCAAAAACGGGTTGTTAATGAAATTTGCCGTGATATGCGTCAACCATACCAGATGAATCGATTGTTACAGGGAGATGTTGGTTCTGGAAAGACAATTGTTGCTGCTATTGCCATTTATGCAGCTATTACTGCCGGTTATCAAGCTGCTTTAATGGCGCCGACAGAAATTCTGGCAGGACAACATGCTGAGAAATTAGCGAAAATTTTTGAAGGAACCCATGTCCAGGTTGCTCTTCTGACTGGTTCATTGACTGCTAAGCAACATCGGGAACTACTGACGGCAATGAAGAGAGGGGATGTCAACCTCATTGTTGGAACCCATGCGCTAATTCAAGATGGAGTCGAATATGCTAATCTTGGTCTGGTAATTACTGATGAACAGCACCGTTTTGGGGTCAACCAGCGTCAGCAACTTCGTGAAAAAGGCGAACATCCTGATGTATTAGCCATGACAGCGACCCCTATCCCACGGACACTAGCGATTACTAATTATGGTGAAATGGATGTTTCGATAATTGACCAATTACCGGCTGGTCGAAAGCCAATTCAAACAAAGTGGCTGCAGTCTAACCAACATGCCGCAGCAATCCATTTTTTGCGTGAACAATTAAAGCAAGGAGCACAGGCGTATGTTGTAAGTCCTTTGATTGAGGAATCAGCGGCTCTAGATGTACAAAACGCGACTGATCTTTATAATCAGCTGTCGGCCGATCTTGAGCCAGCTTATAAAGTGGGCTTACTCCATGGACGAATGGGGACGGAAGAAAAAGATGAGGCGATGCGCCAGTTTAAATCTGGTGAGCTTCAAGTTTTAGTTGCAACCACGGTTATTGAAGTTGGTGTTGATAATCCTAATGCAACGGTAATGGTTATATATGATGCTGATCGTTTTGGCCTCGCACAGCTTCACCAATTACGTGGGCGTGTTGGTCGAGGCAGTCGACAAAGCTATTGTCTGTTGATTGCCGATCCGAAAACTGATGAGGGAAAAGCCCGGATGAAAACGATGGTTGCTACCGATGATGGATTTAAGATAGCTGAGCAAGACTTGAAACTGCGGGGATCTGGAGATGTTCTTGGGAAAAAGCAATCGGGGATGCCAGAATTTAAAGTGGGTGATCCGGTTGCTGATTTGAAAATGCTGCAAATTGCCCGTGCTGATGCTGGAAACCTATTAAGCATGCCCAATTGGGATCAGGTCGATGAAAATCAGCCACTTGTTTTATATTTAAAGCGTCATGAACTGGAGACGCACTTTGACTAA
- a CDS encoding DAK2 domain-containing protein, protein MAVTKITNLEFGKMVQAAADKLGKNAEFINSLNVFPVPDGDTGTNMTSSMASGAKYERNETSKKVGDLSAALAKGLLMGARGNSGVILSQIFRGFAKATEGMDVLSTADFVNAYANGAKTAYKAVMKPTEGTILTVVRESAQAGLNKIKETDDLVEIMHTIYEASEEALKKTPDLLPVLKEVGVVDSGGQGLVFVLQAFDEALSGRVDKSDDYKPDNAEIDEMVHAMDHQSVQGKLNPEDIKYTYCTQMLVRLGKGKQVTQKFDYDTFYNYLADLGDSLLVLNDDQVVRVHVHTEHPGKVLTWGQQFGDLQTIEIHNMVWQQEEIMEKDEEDTDSESPIEKAKAAAEAKKDLQTAVIAVASGEGIAKLLKSLGVTHIITGGQTMNPSTQDILDTINNSGAKQAIVLPNNGNIFMTADQAAEVADIPTKIVHSKTIAQAMSALLEYNPEASLDENQANMEANTNTVASGAVTNAVRDTTIDGREIKKDDYMGIVDGKIVTTDLDLKEAAIKMVKAMLDEDSEIVTILYGAGGDQKTAEEIKAAVEEVDDELDIQIYDGGQPVYPYLISVE, encoded by the coding sequence TTGGCTGTAACAAAAATTACAAACCTTGAATTCGGTAAAATGGTCCAGGCGGCCGCCGATAAACTTGGTAAGAACGCTGAATTTATTAATTCATTAAATGTTTTTCCAGTTCCAGATGGAGACACCGGGACAAACATGACTTCTTCAATGGCAAGCGGTGCCAAGTACGAACGCAACGAAACCAGTAAGAAGGTTGGCGACCTGAGTGCAGCGTTAGCAAAGGGCCTTTTGATGGGAGCACGAGGAAATTCTGGGGTTATTTTATCGCAGATCTTCCGTGGTTTTGCAAAGGCAACAGAAGGCATGGATGTTTTATCTACTGCTGACTTTGTTAATGCTTATGCTAATGGTGCAAAGACAGCTTATAAGGCTGTGATGAAGCCAACAGAAGGTACCATTTTAACGGTTGTTCGTGAATCAGCTCAAGCAGGCCTCAACAAGATTAAAGAGACTGATGATCTTGTTGAGATTATGCATACCATTTATGAAGCAAGTGAAGAAGCGCTTAAAAAGACGCCGGATTTATTGCCAGTCCTGAAAGAAGTTGGCGTGGTAGATTCTGGTGGGCAAGGACTCGTCTTTGTACTTCAAGCCTTTGACGAAGCCTTGAGTGGCCGCGTAGATAAAAGTGATGACTATAAACCTGACAATGCTGAAATTGACGAGATGGTTCACGCCATGGATCACCAAAGCGTTCAAGGAAAGCTTAATCCTGAAGATATCAAGTATACTTACTGTACTCAAATGTTGGTACGCCTTGGTAAGGGTAAACAAGTGACTCAAAAGTTTGACTATGATACGTTCTATAATTATCTAGCGGACTTAGGTGATAGTTTACTTGTTCTAAATGATGATCAAGTTGTGCGGGTTCATGTTCACACTGAACACCCTGGTAAAGTATTAACTTGGGGTCAGCAATTCGGTGATTTACAGACAATTGAAATTCATAACATGGTTTGGCAACAAGAAGAAATCATGGAAAAGGATGAAGAAGACACTGACAGTGAGTCGCCAATTGAGAAGGCAAAAGCAGCTGCAGAAGCTAAAAAGGACCTCCAGACAGCTGTTATTGCTGTAGCATCAGGAGAAGGAATTGCAAAATTATTAAAGAGTTTGGGTGTTACCCACATCATTACAGGTGGTCAAACAATGAACCCAAGTACTCAAGATATTCTCGATACCATTAATAATAGTGGTGCCAAGCAAGCTATTGTTCTGCCAAATAACGGCAACATCTTTATGACTGCTGATCAAGCTGCTGAAGTCGCTGATATTCCAACAAAGATTGTCCACAGTAAGACGATTGCCCAAGCAATGAGTGCGTTGCTTGAGTACAACCCAGAAGCATCTTTAGACGAAAATCAAGCGAATATGGAAGCCAATACAAATACGGTTGCCAGTGGAGCGGTTACTAATGCTGTTCGTGATACAACAATTGATGGTCGTGAAATTAAGAAAGATGACTACATGGGAATTGTTGATGGTAAAATCGTCACTACTGATTTGGATCTGAAAGAAGCCGCTATTAAGATGGTTAAAGCCATGCTTGACGAGGATAGTGAAATTGTAACGATCTTATATGGAGCTGGTGGTGATCAAAAAACTGCTGAAGAGATTAAAGCAGCAGTTGAAGAAGTAGATGATGAATTAGATATTCAGATTTACGATGGTGGTCAGCCAGTTTATCCATACCTGATTTCGGTTGAATAG
- a CDS encoding Asp23/Gls24 family envelope stress response protein encodes MAVKIKTKSGTIDIDNDVISSVVGGAATDNYGVVGMASRNPLRDGVNQILRRENFARGVVVRQQDNGVAVDVNIIVGYGTKISEVSKSVQAKVKYNLETMLGITANSVNVCVQGVRTLED; translated from the coding sequence ATGGCAGTAAAAATCAAAACTAAGTCAGGTACAATTGACATTGATAATGATGTGATTTCATCAGTTGTTGGTGGGGCTGCTACTGATAACTACGGTGTTGTTGGAATGGCAAGCCGAAACCCCCTCCGTGATGGGGTTAACCAAATTCTTCGTCGTGAAAATTTTGCGCGCGGCGTTGTTGTTCGGCAGCAAGATAATGGTGTAGCTGTTGACGTAAATATTATTGTAGGCTATGGCACAAAGATCTCAGAAGTATCAAAAAGTGTCCAAGCAAAGGTAAAGTATAATCTTGAAACAATGCTCGGTATTACGGCAAATTCAGTTAATGTATGTGTCCAAGGTGTACGGACACTAGAAGATTAA
- the rpmB gene encoding 50S ribosomal protein L28, producing MAKDFINGKRTQFGNKRSHALNSSRRSWKPNLQKVTILVNGKPKKVYVSARTLKSGKVTRV from the coding sequence ATGGCTAAAGATTTTATCAACGGTAAACGGACGCAATTTGGTAACAAGCGTTCTCACGCCCTTAACTCAAGTCGGCGTAGCTGGAAGCCTAACTTGCAAAAGGTAACCATTTTAGTTAATGGTAAGCCTAAGAAGGTATACGTTTCAGCACGTACACTGAAGTCAGGTAAAGTGACTCGGGTTTAA
- a CDS encoding thiamine diphosphokinase, whose translation MRVNVLVGGPLEIVPTELILQRKDEKWIGVDRGALRLLRWGIKPVLAIGDFDSVTGDELQGLEGKITRIKTYPPEKDYTDTQLGVKFAIQEQADEIEIFGATGGRLDHLLANLFLPLQSEFKPYLTKIKIIDCQNVVSYYLPGDYTISRLPHKKYLAFVNLTPVRGLTLKDEKYPLQNWSSQIPFSWTSNEFTAEENHFSFESGIISVIQCSDQLK comes from the coding sequence ATGAGAGTAAATGTACTAGTTGGCGGTCCGCTTGAAATAGTCCCAACCGAGTTGATTTTGCAACGTAAAGATGAAAAATGGATTGGGGTTGACCGGGGTGCTTTAAGGTTATTAAGATGGGGAATTAAGCCGGTTTTAGCAATTGGTGACTTTGATTCCGTTACCGGGGATGAATTGCAAGGTTTAGAAGGTAAAATTACTCGTATAAAAACTTATCCTCCTGAAAAAGATTATACCGATACGCAATTGGGCGTGAAATTTGCAATTCAGGAACAGGCTGATGAAATTGAAATTTTTGGTGCAACGGGAGGACGCTTAGACCATTTATTAGCTAACCTCTTTCTTCCGTTGCAGAGTGAATTTAAGCCATACTTAACCAAGATTAAGATTATTGACTGTCAAAATGTTGTCTCTTACTACTTGCCAGGGGATTACACTATTTCTCGCCTGCCGCATAAGAAGTACCTGGCCTTTGTCAATCTTACTCCTGTTCGAGGCCTTACGTTGAAAGACGAAAAATATCCACTGCAAAACTGGAGTAGTCAAATTCCATTCTCGTGGACAAGCAATGAATTTACAGCTGAAGAAAATCATTTTTCATTTGAAAGTGGAATTATTTCTGTAATTCAGTGTAGCGACCAATTAAAATAG